The Alnus glutinosa chromosome 10, dhAlnGlut1.1, whole genome shotgun sequence DNA window atagaatattgtagtttttatgctagacgtattagtatgcctaagagttttaatggcaaaagagcttatgtatactgttatcgtctagttgcataattttagaacattgagcttggacgaacaagaatattgtcatggttcggtatgagtaatacaacgtcctaggagtaggtagatgaattgtcgtggcacgtcagtaagaagtgcttggatacccgAATTTTACTCTAgaaaccgcatggacaactatgtgctcgacatgaagttgtaatgccctacgattccgtgttaaccatgttcgaaaaatgatagtaagcttgaACTAAtgagcgagatggcatgttttaagcttagtgtgcttggttttgatgctattggttgcgatatcggtgtggcttgggagtaggtaaatggattgtcgtggcacatcagtaagaagtgcttggatatcagagtcttactctagtaactgcatggacaactatgtgcttcgacatgaagttgtaatgccctaaggcacagtgttatcacagttaataacgttaggcctatgtgcatttgagctaccaacataaaagtattattgtagctgggtttatacgtggttgcttccaggccaatggaacttctacgtatgggtccaattacatagtatgttttaaatgttttctgatagtcggtgtttgctatatcagctataggggttttcaaacaaaattttataaattggtagctgttatagtgtacacgagactaaaaagaaaagttggttcatttggaaaactcagttagtttaatatcactgaggtctcggtattatgtactgaggcggtgaactcatcatttcacctatacggatgtggcaaacccccacaatcgtatagatgatgttcctctggctgcaggtactccggtcGTAGTGATGATGTTATAGATGTGCACGTGGGATATTATGACCaaagctcgccgcgacagtcGTAATTGCAAGACCATGGGTGTCTtcagttttataggttttgttatggtttgtgacgcttgtgtcaccTAATCTATGTCAagccatttctgttatgtatttgttatattgaggaaagacttaaacagatagatgttaaatggctcttgttgtaattaattggTGATAGATGTTTGAGACATGATTTCCTCtattagatttatgttttccgttgCATAGTTAGATAAATGTCATACtttgatttaccaggtacatattatgggatatgtatcacatgttggctttgcgacaaatcgtcgtgccactgtgaagatccatttgtattttaagagattaaagtttatgaaatattttgtataaaaaaaaaaaaaaaaaaaaaaaaaaaaagggtcgtcacaccaGGGATTTGGTGGCTTtgcttggttttgttttggataTGAAATTTTTACATGATGCGGTTGCTGGATTTGTTGGAAACAATGGAGCCGATCATTGCACAGGTTTTGCTTCATGGAAGCTTGCAGAGACGACAGCATATGGACCTCTGATGGGATGGAGGCTTGGGTGAAGAGTGGTTGCGTTTCTACAGTAACCGCTCTCTTGCACAAGGGGCACAAAGCCAAGGATTTCAGAAAAGCTATGGTTTTGAAACCGTTCGATTATCAAGGAAATTAATTCGGTGTTTTAGTGCAGCCAAATCGTCGTGCAAAAAGGAAAGTGGGGAAATTGGTTTTGGTCCCTCCGGCCAGTAAGGTTTTAgttgttttctgttttgtttgtaGTGGGTTTCTTATGTAGCCTGCTCTGGGATTTTTAGATCATAACCTAGTCTGTAAAAGCTTTTTTATAACTTGGAATGTATGTCCTCTCTTAGATCAAGTAGAGTTTCATGTATTGTATATGCATTTTTTGTTGTCTAGGTTATTTTTTAGCAGCTGTGGTCTATTATGGTCTGAGTCTAACTTTGTCTGGGTGGAGGAAACTCTACCCCTTGTGCCTCTGACATAGTTTATTAGGGAATCTTTGTAACCCTGAACATTAGACCTTTTGGTCCCTTTTTATATATTAGATGGGatctttgaataaaaaaaaaaaaaaatcgatgaTTTGATCCAAtcaaatatctatatatgttcacacaTGCACAAATTACTAAACACCTTCTTTATAGTAGTAGAGTAAAGAGCATGTGAGCATTGCTAGTTGAGAAattattgttgtacaactcttaacacaactcttgtacaactccaataatttgttttttttaaactaaccattagatttgttttcctaGATGTGTgtcataaatattcaatgattgatcttaaaaaaagttgttagagttgtacgaaagttgtaaacgtatcatatctttTGCTAGTTACAttggtttctttcttttagttCTTATTATATGTTATTTGGACCTTTCATGAGCCTTAGGGGTTGTGAAACGCCGAAAAATTAATTATCGATGGCAATGAaagttagaatttaaaatttatatatttaactatgtacatattttatattattgtatttttttttaaaaaaaaaatgtggtaacGTTAATTTCATATACATACATGTACCAATTTTAAATTATCATCCATGAAATAAAAAGGATGCTATTCTCTTTTTTCCCAAAAGTGACGCGTCTAATAATTGCATGTGTTtaagaacataataataattaatgaagCCCATTCTTTGCAAAAGATTCCACATGCATCAGATAAGTGTCAAGAATGAGTCCTCGATGAAGACGCTTTGGTTATTTTGTCCGATTTCAGTTGCTTTATAGCATTTTTAGGGACCTCATTAAAATAgctttttaatcattttaaaattattttagtaaagtaatttgataaaaatacataaaaataaactcGAATAGCATCACTCCTATAACTAAAAAGTTTTGATCCAATCAAATATATATCTATGTTCACGTACACTTGGACACAAAATCCAAAGCTCACCaattacataatttaaaattgACATCAATCACCCACATTCATTTCCTTTGATTTCTTTAAACATTGCAAAGAAGAAACACGTGGGTAGGGCCATGTGCGTCCATAACTTATTTTGCTTTTTCATAAGCATGCGCCATGCAGCCTGTGAGGTCATTTCCCGTTGGCTGTTTCCTGTATATGTATACATGTTACCTTCGGTGTGTATAAAAAGCTAAAGATACCTTGCATTCCAGTCTCATTTTGCTCTGCCCTTTGCAATCATCTTCCTTCGTTTCCTTTGATCATTTCCAAACAGGATAACAACATGGCTGAAATTGCAATTGCAGCTGCAGGCATGGTTTTCTCTCCCATCGTCCAAGTGTTTTTTGAAAGAATGTTGTTTGGCGACTTCATTGACTTATTTCGAGGAGGAAAACTCGATGATAGGCTCTTAACGAGGTTGAAGATAAAATTGATGTCCGCGAATGCAGTGCTTAAGGATGCGGAGGACAAGCAATTTACAATGCCTGATGTGAAAGTGTGGGTTGATGCTGTCTATGATTCTATCTATGATGCTGAGCAAGTCTTGGACGAGATTTCTACAAAAGCCCAGCAACGCAAGTTGGATGCTGAATTTGGAAACTTTGGAAGTAAGGTACGCAACTCCATCTCTAGATCTACTTCTCGTTTTGTCAAGAAGGTAGAAAAACAGATAGAAGAGCTACTTGGCACACTAGATTTTCTAGTAGATCAAAAGGAGAATTTAGGTTTGAGAGAAGGTGTTGGAGGGAATCCATCAGAAAGACTGCCCACCACTTCTTTGGTCGATGAATCTCGTATTTTTGGTAGAGATGATGACAAAAAGGCAATAATTAACTCGTTGCTCTCAGATGGTGCAAGTGGCGCTGATGAGACGGGTGTGATTGCTATAGTCGGCATGGGGGGAATTGGTAAAACCACCCTTGCGCAGCTTGTTTACAATGATGAAATGCTGAAGGACCATTTTGATCATAAAGCATGGGTTTGTGTTTTAGATCCATTTAACATGTTCATGGTCATGAGAACAATTATAGAGGCAGTAACTCAATCACCTTGTGATATTAAGGATAATTTAGATCAACTTCAAAATGATCTTAAGGAGAGATTGACAGGAAAGAAATTCCTAGTTGTTCTAGACGATGTTTGGGAGAAGAATAATGCCAAATGGGTGGTCTTACGTAATGCTCTTAAATTTGGGGCACAAAGAAGTAAGGTTATTATAACAACACGTGATCATGAGGTGGCAAGAATCATGGATGGTAAAGAGCATCCTATAACGGATTTATCAAAAGAAGATTGTTGGTTATCAAAAGAAGATTGTTGGTCACTATTTGCAAAATATGCATTCCCCAATGGTAACTTTAATGCATATCCACAACTTGAAGAAACAGGAAGCCAAATCGTAGAAAAGTGCAAAGGCTTACCTTTAGCAATCACGGCAATTGGGGGTCTTTTGCGGTCGAACTTATGTGTTAATGAATGGGATAAGATATTGAGAAGTGAATTATGGGATTTACGAATTGCACATACAGACATCCTTCCTGCTCTAATTTTAAGTTATAAATATCTTCCACCACCTCTAAGGCGATGCTTTGCATATTGCTCCATATTTCCAAAGGAACACGCTTTCAAAAAAGATGAATTAATCTTATTATGGATGGCAGAAGGATTATTGCCGCAACCCCAAAACTTAACAATGGAAGAAGTTGGTGATGATTACTTCTTTGCTCTTGTATCAAGATCATTATTCCAACGATCCAAGAGGGAAGAGCGTGATGAATATGTAATGCATGATCTTGTCAGCGATTTGGCAAAGTTTATATCTAAAGAGTTCACTTTATGCCACAAAGATGACTATTCCCGTAAAATTCTAAGCAAGACTCGccatttctcttcttctcaaaATTTTGGTATGAAGAAGTTAGAGACTTTTCACGAATCTATGAGGTTGCGCACTATCATAGcgttaaatcaatttttttatttaagatctgaaatcaaattttttatcaCCGTTGATAAGATGCTTACGGGTCCTTATTTTATATGGGATAATGGAGTTGCCAGACTCAATTGGTAAATTTAAACATTTACGTTATTTCAGCCTTCGTAACTCTCACATTAAAAGGTTGTCTGATTCCATATGTAAATTGTGCAATTTGCAAATATTGAATGTATCAAAATGTTTGGATCTTACTGCCTTGCCAAGAGATATGCATAAACTCACTAATTTGCatcatctttattttcttgaaactGGGATAATGGAAATGCCAATAAATCTGGGTAAACTAAAATGTCTCCAAACATTACCTAGATTTATTGTCGGCAAACATAGTGGATATGGCATTGAAGAGCTAGGAAAACTTACAAATCTTCATGGATCGCTTTCTATTTTGAAGCTCCAAAATGTTCAATCTCCTACATATGCTAAGGGTGTAAACTTGAGGTATAGGAAGTACCTTAAGAAATTGGTATTGGAGTGGGAAGTTGATATGAATGCTTCGAAAAGTCATAAAATCGTTCTTAATAGTCTCCAACCCAATACAAACTGGAAAGGCTCACTATTGAAGGCTATGGGGGTATAAGTTTTCCGGATTGGGTTGGGGATGCTTCATTCTCTAATATAGCATCTCTTCATCTAAACAATTGTAAATTTTGTTGTAGCTTGCCACCACTTGGGCAACTACCCTCTCTACAGGACCTCTCGATTGTTGGGTTGGATGGAGTTGTTACGATAGATCATCATTTTTATGGCAGTGGATCTCCTTCAATGAAGCCATTTGGAGCCTTGAAATCTCTATCGTTTTTTCATATGTTGGAGTGTAAGGAATGGTTTCCTTTTGAGGCTGAAAATGAAAGTCGAGCTTTTTCTAATCTTAGACATCTTTCGATTTCTTTTTGCCCTAAGCTTGCAAGTGGGTTGCCCGCCCATCTTCCTTCTTTAGCTGAACTTTCCATTTCTAATTGTCCCCAGTTGGTGGCTTCAATCCCTAGAACTTCTTCTCTATGTAAACtgatgttttcaaattgcaatacGGTTCTATTAAACCAATCGCCGACCGGAATACAGGAGCTTAGCGTCACAAGCTGTCGGGAGTTAGAGCTCCCAATGCACCTGAACTATTCATCCCTTGAAACTTTGACGTTGGAAGATTGTGGTTTTCTCAAGTCCTTTCCAGTGTTCCCAAAGCTTCGTCGTCTGATAATCTGGAATTGTGAGGATCTAGAATCTCTTACAGTTGGAGAACAACATGAACAAGATTTACTCCTCTCGCAGATATAAATCTGGGAGTGCCCtaattttgcatattttccaCAAGGAGGATTACGGGCCCCTAACCTTAAAGATTTTACGATCTACGATTGTAGGAGTCTTCGGTCACTACCTGAAAAGATGCACatccttcttccttctcttgaTAAATTGTCTATAAATCATTGTCCACAAGTTGAGTCGTTTCCTGAAGGGGGTTTGCCTCCCAGTTTGAATGAAATTTACATCTACACTTGTGACAAACTCTTTGCGAGCCGGTTGGGGTGGGGTTTGCAAACTCTCCCGTGTGTTAGAATATTCTCAATCGGTGACAAATCTGAAGATGCAGAGTCCTTTCCAGATGAGGGGTTGCTGCCTACCAATCTTACCTATCTTTTCATCAGGtattttccaaatttgaaatattttgacACGAAGGGACTTAAACATCTCACTGCTCTTGAAAATTTGGTGATCAAGAACTGCCCTAAGTTAGAGTGCATGTCAGAAGATGGGCTACCTGCCTCCCTTTCGACTCTAACAATCTTCGGTTGTCCTTTGTTGGAGAAAGAGTTGGGAaggaaagaaggagaagaatggGTCAAGATTGCTCACGTCCTCAACAAATATATTGGATGAGCtaagagcattcccaatggCTTACgtatttttcaatttagaatagctaatcaaaatctattttatctagtttagctaatgaattttaaatgcactatacatccgattatctattcttaactatatattatttttaattaatttatttcattatagtatttttttttcacgtgggtcccgcttcataactccactactttacacactttctcttagatctccactataaagggaaaaaaaaaaaaaaaaaaaaaaaggaaaaacgtggagtggtggagggaaaaaggaaaaaagcaaagtTAAAAAAGTGGAGacgaagaataaaaaaaaatggataagtgaatagtataactctacttgtagagttccactatttatggaattaagaaaaatctattttagagttggaatacataagctgatagagtctctttttaacacttttgctatctattctagcttaaaattgcaaatagataatctattgggagtgctctaagagcattcccaatggtttatgtatttttcaatctagaatagctaatcaaaatttattttatctagtttagctaatgaattttaaatgcactatacatctgattatctattcttaactctatattatttttttattatttttaatttatttatttagatcTGATGTTCAACAAGATTATCCATTCGGAGCTCAAGATGTCGGAGGGATGGGCCTACAACTACAAGTGGAAGCCATGAAGCAAAGCCAACACCAGATCGAAAATGGGCAATACACGACAAGGTCCTCTAGTCTAACAATTGAGGATATCATCTTCCACACATGGTTGATGGTTGTCAGGATTTTCCTGGCCAGAAAGATTGTCACCGCTGCCACATCGATCGTTGGCATTGTTGATGTGCGATAAGATGTGTTGAACAAGGGCATCAGGGAGAGAGTCCATTCTGTGAGAACCAAAATCGAGCAAGTAAGAGTCAATATAATGGGGCACCATCAAATCCCACTCCAACCATGCAAATCCTCGCCAGTCGCCACCCTTTCTGGGTTTTCCCAATCTTTACATCTTCGTATGTCTTAACACCGGGCCCTCATCTACCTTACCCATTCTCGATGAAAAGTGAAATTTGGTCGTGGGCCTCAACTGAACCCATCGATGGAATTCTTTACTAGGCTTGTACGATTACTATATCAACTCCAAGTGGGCTTCGTGGGCTTGGAAGAACCTAGGCCTGGTTCATGACAATGACCCATGTGGAATGACTCCTACCACACGAATGGGACTTAGTAGTAGTTGAGATGGAAAGAGTAACGCtacatatcacatttttatttttattttttgtctttttaaaattgatgtggcttttaaaatcatcattatatcaaaaattcaataatgatttatcataaattcaatggtaattttaagagtcacatcaattttgaaggACAAAtgggtgatatgtagcattactttaaTAGAAGACCTAAAGGATTTTGGGTAAAGTCTTGCTCCCAAATCACAACTCACAACTTTACCATGTAAGTATTTGCAGATTTTATACATGGCTAGCTAAGGCAAATAAGCATATAAATATCTTCATCAAAATTAACTGTTGAAGCTTTCAAGAAACTTCTTACCTTACTCAACTCCCCTAAATTTCACTTGAATTAGGAatcaaaatttcttaaaattggTTGTCCACTTTCAATAACCAGCATTTGTGTCTTGGCCACTTGTGGAACTCCCTCCACCTGTACCCAGAAAAATTACCCATAAATTAAGCAAATTTATACGGTTCGACAGTTGGCAcggtattatttttttattaatttaagcttttaaaatatgTCGGTGATTTAATAGAAACTACAGAACGCATATCGGAATACTGAGAGACATTAGCAGGGGCATGAAAAACAAAAGGCAAGCTCAAAGCGAGTGTAACATTATTCTGGAGTTCCAAGTCTTGATCATTACGATCTCTGATGATAACAAACAAACAGtacttgttcttcttcttgagGACTAGCTTGTTTGCTTCACCACCAATTAGGTAAGGTGGCCATCCCAACCAACTACTGTTGACACTCCTCTCTATCTTTGGCTGCATTTGTCATTCTATAGCTAACTATAactgatatagggaagagaatCAATATAGGATAACTGCTGGTAGTGCTTTTAGCCTTGACCCAATGAATTATCCATGGTTTGTCTAAGCACTAGCAATAGTTAACCTATAtcggttcccttccctatattttaaaaaaaaaaaaattcatgaaaaacattaaaaaacctTCAATAACATATGTCCTATATTTAGATTAGGGGGTTAGGAATGAACaataatttcttatatatacatgtctactattcattccttatgtattattttaatataaaaaaaagtatatttaattgatgtagggaagagagaaaaagtaggaaagagagaaaaagaataaaataagagtaaagaaaataatatttaattgatatataaaaatgtaagggagggtttttttttttttatagggaatgaaaaaaatagtttttgttcactgaatataggaaaaatgattAGAAATCTAATAAGAGTACTCTTATAAGGTCATGTGGATAGAAATTAAAGTCAGTCTAGCCCCCAAGACTTGATCAAATTAAAGGCTCACTTTCAAAAGAGCCCATAAAGCCTAAAAAATGATTAGGGAGCCTAAAATAAAAACACctcctctcaaagctaagataCGTCTCCTCCCGATCTCTCTTTAGAATTCTCTCCACCCCattttctttgtatttgttCGTCTTTTTGCTGTGGATATCTCGAGCTTCTATGATATTTGTGgggcctttttcttttgatttaattatgTAATGATTCAAAAAGAGAGTCCAATTAATGCTATGATTGAATTACTTAAACCTTAAAGACTTTATATGATTCATAAAGACTTAAAGCAcaactcttaat harbors:
- the LOC133879290 gene encoding putative disease resistance RPP13-like protein 1 — translated: MAEIAIAAAGMVFSPIVQVFFERMLFGDFIDLFRGGKLDDRLLTRLKIKLMSANAVLKDAEDKQFTMPDVKVWVDAVYDSIYDAEQVLDEISTKAQQRKLDAEFGNFGSKVRNSISRSTSRFVKKVEKQIEELLGTLDFLVDQKENLGLREGVGGNPSERLPTTSLVDESRIFGRDDDKKAIINSLLSDGASGADETGVIAIVGMGGIGKTTLAQLVYNDEMLKDHFDHKAWVCVLDPFNMFMVMRTIIEAVTQSPCDIKDNLDQLQNDLKERLTGKKFLVVLDDVWEKNNAKWVVLRNALKFGAQRSKVIITTRDHEVARIMDGKEHPITDLSKEDCWLSKEDCWSLFAKYAFPNGNFNAYPQLEETGSQIVEKCKGLPLAITAIGGLLRSNLCVNEWDKILRSELWDLRIAHTDILPALILSYKYLPPPLRRCFAYCSIFPKEHAFKKDELILLWMAEGLLPQPQNLTMEEVGDDYFFALVSRSLFQRSKREERDEYVMHDLVSDLAKFISKEFTLCHKDDYSRKILSKTRHFSSSQNFGMKKLETFHESMSLRNSHIKRLSDSICKLCNLQILNVSKCLDLTALPRDMHKLTNLHHLYFLETGIMEMPINLGKLKCLQTLPRFIVGKHSGYGIEELGKLTNLHGSLSILKLQNVQSPTYAKGVNLSLPPLGQLPSLQDLSIVGLDGVVTIDHHFYGSGSPSMKPFGALKSLSFFHMLECKEWFPFEAENESRAFSNLRHLSISFCPKLASGLPAHLPSLAELSISNCPQLVASIPRTSSLCKLMFSNCNTVLLNQSPTGIQELSVTSCRELELPMHLNYSSLETLTLEDCGFLKSFPVFPKLRRLIIWNCEDLESLTVGEQHEQDLLLSQI